AACTTTACCAAGCTCTCCACACCCACTTCCCCGTCTTGCGGAAAGGCCAGCCGGAGATTGACCAATCCTGGGGGTCAGAGCCTGAATTGGAATACTTAAGAGATGGTGAGTTAAGCGGCTACTGCTGCACAGACAGTCAGGCTTTATGCACATCTAAAAGATGCAGTGAGGTGTATATTCTTGAGACAGGAAAGTAAGgcgatctgtctctctccaggtgttacCATGGGCATTTTGGCCCAGACCCCCTCCCCTGAGCCAAGGGACCACCCTCCCTCCTGTATGAGCAGCACTGGTTCATCCCAGAAGGAGGATACAGACAAAGATTCTGATTGCTCGTCTGATGACCTCAGCTCTGGAGTCTTCTCCTACAACagccagacagacggacagagctTCAACTTGGAATGGCTGGTGGTATCCACCAACCAGCCACCATCTTACTGCTTTGAAGGTGAGAAAAGGCTCTGGGTAGACTTGTCTGTAACCATTAGGGGAGAAGGGTATGATTGTTGATAAACTCACTGTTCTCTGTGCATTGCTGGTCTAGGCGTTGAGATATGGATTGAAAACATTGGCGGTGAGTGTTTGAGGATCCGTGAACAGCGTCAGGTCAAAGTGGGTCACGTTGCCATAGGAATAAGCGAGCAGGTAAGAGATCAATGTAGATTTGAGTAAGGTTGAACATACCATTAGCCTGTCTAATTGATGTACAGATAACATGAGAGTGTGCTGTGTCTCATTTAGATCACAGTGAAGGCCTTCAGTTTGGAGACTCTGGACAGGAAGCCCGTGTCCTTCCAACAGGAAATCCAGGAGTCAGGCTTGTGGCTTTGCTGTATTCCTTCCCCAGACTGTTGTCCACGATGGAGCTGGAGGATCAAAGAGGGAAAGCTTGAGATTCGGGAATGAGACAACTTTGAAGGTGTATACATGCAGCTATTTTCTAAATTGAGACTCAGGCACAACATTGTCACATTGTGATGATTTTTCTATTTCTGTAATTATTAGCCTATGATAGTAGGTCTCTAGCTACTCATTATAGCTACTCAACAATTCTACCTTTTATCAGTGTGATGATGCATAGGCCTACAattcatgtttgttttttaaacaatCCACCATGTTGAGAATAAATGAATCACGTGAACAAATCGACCAACATCTGGTTTATTGAGTTGGAATAGTTCCGAAAAGCTTGTGTTAAAACCAAGATTCAATCAACAAGCTCTGTGGGCTTGGGAAAGAAGACACCCTGATCACCTCACTGGAGAGTCAGTGCACAATGAGTTGAATCACAGAATATTCTGCTACTGACTGCATTGATCCGAATCTACTATCTGCCACTTGCATTGATAACTTGCGTTGCATTAATAATGTAATTCAAAAGTAATTGGCTAAAATGTGTACGTTCACTTCCTCGTTGTCTACAAATCAAATCGGCCCCGCGATTGGATGAAATGGTATTACAGGTGGGGTCTTTAAGTACAATAGGTGATATGATTGGATAAGATTAACCGTGGAAAGTGCCTGTCCACACACCGGTGTCTACTGAGTTGCGCAAACGCCATTTTGGAGTGACTGAAAGAGAAGCAAGATCGAGAAGCAGTCTTTCTAAGGTGAATATATCATACATCACGTATGTTTAACACATAATAATGTATGTTCGAGTGAACAAGAATCTGACAAAAACGCTCAGTTTTCCCGTTGCCCGTTCTTCAAATGACGTCACAATTTCCTCTACATCTGACGTTGCTGCATATATATGGCTAGCTAGTGATGCTAAGTTAGCGAACACATTCTCTTCCTTCAGGCTGACTAGTTTTGTCATAAGATGAGTAGCAAATGCGTGTAAAACGATATGTTCGGTAAACCTTTTTAAATGCCTGAGATCCCCAGTTTGTTTGCTAACTTAACTAGCTAGTTAATAAGATGCTAAACATCCGCccaagctagttagctaactagtTAGAGCTTTTTCTTTGCGCTTTAACGTTATagtacctagctaacgttagtttgaAGAATGTTGTCGGCCCTCAAGTTCACTATCTACCGGGTACGCATGTTGCCAATTCGGATATTTATTTTAGTTTCTAGATCCTGATGGGGAAACATTCAGGCTTGCTTAGTTAGCCTTGCCTCCCGTTACGGCAGGCCTAGCTAACTTGAACGTAGATTCATTCACAATTGCAGTGTTTAGAAGCTAGGACTTAGGAGCAAGCACCAACTTGGCTAAATAAATACTAtattatgttgatttatttttttGTCACAGAACACCAGCTACCGAAATCATAAATCTGAGGCGAGTCAGCTGACGTCAGGATCGCATTCATTGTTGTCATTTTTTAAAGTAGTTTCTGACGTTAAAGGAAGGAAATAAATCCACAGCCATACAACTAGTTAACTATAGCAGTACGTTGAAGTTTGGTTTGGGGAATATATTGGTAGCTTGGGGTTAATTCCTGCAAACGTATGTCTCTTTAAATGTACATACTATAGCTAGCTAATACCATTCCGGCATTACGGCCCGGAAAAGTTTTGGATGATTAAATCCGGAAGTTCAGGAAAAGTCATGGAAATTCATTTGAATTTCtgttaaaataatttatttagGCACAGTTAAAAGTCAACATATCAGCCAGGATCGGAATGGCAGTTTAGCACGTCTGTGTTTGCGCGCATAACCTGCAATTGTGCGAGACGAGTGGGCCATTACTCAAAGGAGAGACAGACATTCGGACATTCCAGCAGCAGGTAGGCCCATATATAGCCTATAAAATATGATAGAGAACAGACTAACTAGGTGGTCCGCTCAAAACATCTATATTGTACCCTGTAGTTAATTGTGTAGCTTTTATTAGCATgtgttgggctcccgagtggtgtggcgcagtggtctaagtgctagaggcgtcactgcagaccctggttcgattacaGGCCGTATCACAACCGgtcttgattgggagtcccatagggcggcgcataattgacccagcgtcatacgggttagggtttggcggggtagtccgtcattgtaaataataatttgttgttaactcacttacctagttaaataaagtttgtttccATTATGTCATGTCCCCCAAAACACAGACACTCACTAATAAGGCCATACAAAGTAGATTAATTCATTTAAACAATTCTTTTTGACTGAACAAATGATTCACTTTGCCATTTTTATTAGTTGGGATTCGGTTAAATTGTGATTTGAATATGAATCAAAATATTGAATGTGAAGCAAAATAATTATTTGAATCGTGGACAGTAAttttaagaaaaaaatattagCTGTAGACTTTTGTTTTGGATTTTAAAGGTTGTTGATTTGGGCATCCAATGTATGGGACATTTAGATGCTAGTCAACCTGCAAAATAAACCGTAAGATAAATGACTAAACTAACAAGAAGAGAATTTGTGGGGATGCTTCAGCTGAATAAAAATATTTGTAGCCATTTGATCTTTGATGTATTTAATTTAATAATAATTTAATTATTTAAAAGGCGTTTGGTTGTAATGTTGCAATATATTTTACATCGAGGGTGggcaaccatcctccaggagagcgaATGGGTGCACCGGCTTTTATTCCAGTCCCCCTCTAACAAACCACATTTTTAGGAATTAGCTGCTCAACCGGaccttgattaactgtctctgtGTTTGAACAGAGCTGtatcaaaagcctgcacacccagtagctctccagacTGAAGGTTGACCACATGTGATTTATACAGTTGCCTAACATGTATTCTACTTGGTGGGGTTTAAGTGCCTTGCACAAAGACCGGAGATGATACATGGGATCAGAGAGCAGCCTCCCAGTGTCAATACCAcataacacttttttttaatACTTATGTAGACGCCACTTTAGTTTGGTCATGAAATTCAATTGGTCAATGTGTATGAACCCCGTAGAAATCTAAACATGTATCATTACTGATTTTCTTCACCTTGCATTCCTCTTTCTCTCAGATAAGTGACCATGGGGAATATGTTTGGAAGCCTGTTCAAGGGCCTATTTGGCAAGAAGGAGATGAGGATTCTCATGGTTGGACTCGATGCGGCTGGGAAAACGACTATCCTGTACAAACTCAAACTAGGAGAGATTGTTACCACCATTCCAACAATTGGTAAGGACAATTTTCCTTGAATGCATTAGCCTATCACAATTTTCTTCTCTAAATTAGGCTACTTATGGAATATGTGCCTTCATCATTCTCTGTGTCCTTTGTCCAGGTTTTAATGTAGAAACGGTAGAATACAAGAACATCAGCTTCACAGTGTGGGATGTTGGCGGTCAAGACAAAATCCGTCCGCTGTGGCGCCACTACTTCCAGAACACTCAAGGTAAGATTCAAAGGAGCTTTGAGGATCGTTGGCAATGGTGGTCCATAGATGGTGCCATCGTTACATGAATCAGACTTGCTTATCGGAGAACCAGTGTCATATTGTCATCGAATTATGTACTTCTTTGCAGGGCTCATCTTTGTGGTGGACAGCAACGACCGGGAGCGAGTGAACGAGGCGAGGGAGGAGTTGCAGAGAATGCTCGCGGAGGATGAGCTAAGAGATGCTGTGCTGCTCGTTTTTGCAAACAAACAGGTGCGCATGGGTACTCATATCTGAATTCTGATAGCCTTGACTCCTTGTAGTGCTCTTTTATCCTGCTAAAAATTGTGAGTGGACCATACTCATTGACCATGCATACTTAATAATTTTTTTGAATTGCCAACCCCTTGCACTATCACTGGGCTTGAGTAAGATCTTGCAGTGTGTTAGACAGAGAATTAATCATTTGAACCTGGATATTTCTTAGGACCTTCCCAATGCAATGAATGCTGCAGAGATCACAGACAAGCTGGGGCTCCACGCTCTCCGCCAGCGCAGCTGGTACATCCAGGCCACTTGTGCTACCAGCGGGGACGGCCTCTACGAGGGCCTTGACTGGCTCTCCAACCAACTCAAGAACCAGAAATGATCCATTTCACCATTTTAGTTTTCCCTCTGTCTAACACAATGGCAGCACCGGTTCCAAGCCCCTTGCTC
This DNA window, taken from Oncorhynchus nerka isolate Pitt River linkage group LG23, Oner_Uvic_2.0, whole genome shotgun sequence, encodes the following:
- the LOC115106440 gene encoding ADP-ribosylation factor 1 → MGNMFGSLFKGLFGKKEMRILMVGLDAAGKTTILYKLKLGEIVTTIPTIGFNVETVEYKNISFTVWDVGGQDKIRPLWRHYFQNTQGLIFVVDSNDRERVNEAREELQRMLAEDELRDAVLLVFANKQDLPNAMNAAEITDKLGLHALRQRSWYIQATCATSGDGLYEGLDWLSNQLKNQK